TCGTCGATCCACGACCAGTCGTCCGCGAGCCACGGTTCGACGGCTCCCTCGATGTAGCGCCCTAGCGGATCGTACAGCAGTCCGGTGACGACCCATCGGTCGCGGTATTCGGCGGAGAGGGGGTTCAGGTTGTAGGTGATTCGCCTGTCGGTGATGCCGACACGGAGCGTCTCGCGCGGCCGGGACCCGCGTTCGGCCCCGGTTCGCTCCTGAAGGCCGAGGTAGCCCAGTGGGGATTCGAAGGATCGATAGCTCCACCCCGAGTACCGGTCGGTTCGGATCGCCCGCGACTCCTCGGGGTAGGCGACGACCGAGAGGGGCGCTTCCTCGCGGACGGCCTCGGCAAGCGAGGAAAGCGCCGTCGTCCGGGTGTCGCCGCTCGCCGTGCGCTGGGTTTCGAGCGGGTCGTCCACGCCGGGGACGTTCACGTAGCCGTAGGGGTTCTGCCAGCCCGGTTCCTCGCTGAATCGCGAGTGAAGCAGTCCATACAGGTAATCCGGATCGAAGTGGCCGGGATGCTGGCCGACGTATAGGTCGAAGTTCTGGTTCAGGAGGACGTTGCGCCAGAGCTTCTCGGTGGTCACCGGCTGGAGGCCGACATCGATGCCGGCGGTCGCGAAGGTTTCGGCGAGATGGCGGGCGATACCGACGGGAACGGGGTCTTCGTCGGCGGGGACCGTCGAGATGGATAGTGAGACCTGCTCGGGCGTATCGCGGTCGACGGAGGCTTGAAACCGGTTCAGACAGCCGGCGCTCGCGGCCAGCGCGCCGGCCGTGCTAGCGAGGAGGGTACGGCGACCGAGCGGTCCCTTCGGTACGGGCACAGTTCTGACGGTACGGGGTCCGGAAGCATCAACGTTCGGCCGTGGCCTACGCTCGCATCGAGGGTGCGTGGACCACGTCGTAGCCCGATCCGTCGGTGACCGAGATGACCGCCCACTCGTAGTCGGGTTTCAGGTCCGAGAGGCGGCGAACGAGCGACTCGGCGGCCTCCCGATATGTGACGAAACAGCGAAGCGAGCCCGAATCCGGGATCGAGTCTTCGTCTTCGTCGGTAGTTGCGGTTACGTGAACGACCTTCCACTCGCGCTCGGCGCGGAACTCGGTGCCGTCTCCCGACAGCGTGTAGCCGAGTTCGCTGAAGATCGACCGGGCCTGCTCGACGGGTGGTATGCTAACAGGTCCCATCCGGTAGGTGCTACGACGACGGCGATTATAAAGGTTCACCCTTATTCGTGCGCCGCGTCCCACTCGGTGGGCTTGCGCTGGTTAGGACAGTCGTTACAGACGATCCGACCCATGGTGTCCATGGCGGTGTTGGTGCTCTCGCAGTTCCCACAGAGATAGCCCCACCGCTCGCGTCGGTCCGTCGTCCGGTAGACGACGTAGAAGGGCCCGTTCGAACCCCTCTCTGCCTCCTCGCGGGCGACGTAGTGAGTCTCCCCGTCGATCGACAGTCGGTCCATACCTCCCCTCGCCGTGCCGGCCGCTTGAGGGTTACCCTAACCGGACGCGGTGGTCTCTCCCGCCCGGATTCCTCCCGACGACGACATCTCGACGGTCCGATACATTCTAATCAGGAAAATTGAATTAATAAGTTGACAATAATACGGGTCGAAGACGAAGTCACCGGTAGATGACACAAAGATCACCCTCCCGTCGGGCGATACTCGGGTTGAGTGGAGCGACCCTCGCCGGATTGGCCGGCTGTCTCGGGAGCCTCTCGACGGACACCGACGAACCGACCGACCACATCGACGATACCGACAACGAATCGGATGACGGGAGCGACGACGAGGACTCGACGCCCCCGGAGCCGCCGGACGGCGGGGCGGTGGTGTTCGTCTACGACGACGGCCCGATGGAGGATTACACCCAAGCGTTGCCGGCCCACCGGCGTTTCGATGCCCCGGCGACGGTCGGGATCGTCAGCGACTGGGTCGGGCGCGCCGACTATCAGGACAACGGCTGTATGGACGTCGAGCATCTCGAAGAACTGGTCGATGCCGGCTGGGAGATCGCCTCCCACACGACCGAACACACCACGCTGGGCACGTTCGAACTCCTGAAAGACGCCCACCCCGACGACACGCGCATCTACCCCGAGGAGATCCGCCATGGCTACCACCGGGGCAAGACCATTGAGATCATCAACGATGAACACGATTTCACCCGCACGGTCGCGGATTACGGAACTGACGGGACGGGCAGATACGTCGAGGTCGACACGCCCATCGACCGCCGGTGTCTCGCCGGCGAGACGATAGTGCGCTACCCCGAAGAACAGATGCGCACCTCGCTAGAGGAGTCGAAGCGCGCGCTCGAAGGGATGGGGTTTTCGGTCGAGACGCTGCTTGCGCCCTACGACAACTTCGGCGAGTACGCCCGACAGTTCGCCACGGAGCACTACTCGGGCGTGGCAAACGCCCGCCACGGCGAGCGAGTGAACGCCCGCGAGGGGTTCGACCCGTATCGGACGCGTCGGGATTACTTCATCGAGTACACGGATCGCGAGTCGGTCACACGCGACCTGGACGAGATCGCCGAGACGGGGGCCCTGGGGGTGGTGGGTGCACATACGTTCAAGGAGGAGGTCACGGAAGAACGGATCGCGGACACCCTCTCGTGGGTCCACGAGCGCGATATCACCGTCCTCACCCTGCGCGAGGCCATCGAACGCTACGCGAGGTGATCGTCGGAGCTCGACCGGCTCGTACCGATCGATGGAGCGGGCCCGTAGCCGGAAGGGATCCGGCAGTGGGCAGGCGTGGCGGATCGAAGGGAAAGGTTGACGCCGGTCGACGGGCGAACAACGGGTGTGACTCGCGTCGTCGTTCCGGTCAGATATCCCCTCTCGAGACGCTCGAAACGGACCGTCGAGCGCGCGCTCGCTGTCGCAGAAGACGACGACGCCGACCTGACCGTGTTACACGTCAACCTCTATCAGAACGGCCACCCGATCACGCGTTCGGAACTGAAGCGCGCGATCGAGACCGAGTTCGGGCGACTACCGAGCGTTCGCTACGTCGTTCGGTCGGGCTTTTTGGTCGAGGAGACGATCCTCGACGAGATCGCCGCCGAGGACGCCGACATCGTCGTCATCGGCCACAGGCAGGCCTCGCGCTGGAAGCGCCTGATCAACCGTCTGGTGCGCGATCCCGACATCGAGAGTTTCCTCAAGAACCACCTCGACTGTACCGTAATCACCGTCAGCGGCTGACGTCCGACTCGGTCTGTCCCTCGGCGCGGTCCATCGACACGCGGGCCTCGCCGCTGGTGTCGTCGAAGACGACGTGTGCGTGAGGGTACGGGATCTCGACGTCGAGGTCGTCGAGTTCCTTCCAGATCCGCTCTTGGATCTCCGACTGGACCTTCGCGGCGTAGTACGGCGTTCGAACCCAGTAGCGCAGCCTGAGTGCGACGCCGTGATCGCCGTATTCGCGGATCTGACAGGTCGGACGGGCCGGATACCGGGCGTTGCCGACTCGGATCGTCGGCCCGCCCGCGATGACGCCCTCGGCCTGCCGGGCGGCCCGCACGACCAGCCGGCGCGCCTCTGCGAGGTCGCCCTCGTAGGTAACGGTCATATCCAGCGTCATTCGCGTGCGCTCGTCCTCGGCGGAGTAGTTGATCACGTCCCGTTCGCGGATCGTGGCGTTGGGGATCACGAGCACGGAGTTGTCCTCGGTGAGGATCTTCGTATAGCGAAGCGTGATGTCCTCGATGAACCCCCGCTGTTGGGCGTCGACGATCTCGACCATGTCGCCGATCTCGTAGGGTTGGTCCGCGAGCACGAACAGCCCGCCGACGTAGTTGCCGATGACCGGCGCGAGGATGACACCGATCACCGCCGAGATCACGGTCACCGAGAGGAAGATGTTGCCGATCCCGACGCCGAGGATCCCGGCAGCGATCGTGACCGCAAAGAGGATGATTCCGAGTTTGATGCCGCGTAGGACCGTCCGCGAGAGGCTCTGGCGCTCGAATTGCTGGGCGACCGGCCGTCCGAGCATCCGGACGACGACGCCCGAGACGTACCAGCCGACGACCAGCACCGCAAGCGCGAGCAACAGCCGACCCGTGATCGAGGTGACGAGCCACTGGAGGAATCCCTCGATCGTCTCGACGATCGTCTGGCCGATCTGCATCGTCCGTAGTTGTACGAGCGGCGCCCAAAGCGTTGTCGTCTGATGGCCGGTCCGGGAACCGAACGCCGGGCGCCGACAGTATAACGAACCACCCGAGCGTAGCCCGGCCATGGCGCAGACTCCCATGGAGACGTCGTTTCACGTCACACACGAGGCCGATCGGACGGGCGAGACGCTGCTGGTCGGCCTCTCGCAGTTCGGACTGGCCGGGCTGACGGCCGTCGACTACCTCGCCACTCAGCTCGAACTCGAAGAGACCGGTCACATCACCGCCGAGGCCCTGCCGTCGATCACGCCCTTCGCCGAGGGCCGCCCGCGACACCACACGCGGTTGTACTCCCGTCCGGACCTCGAGTTCACCGTCCTCGTCGGCGAACTGTTCGTCCCTGTTCAGGCGGCCGACCCGTTCAGCCGGGCGATCCTCGAGTGGACCGACCACAACACCGTCGACGAGGTGGCCGTCCTCTCGGGGATCCCCCTCGCACACGGCCCCGAGGACCACCGCACCTTCTATATCGCCACCGAGGACTACCGCCGCGACCGGCTCGCCGAGACCGACGTCGACCCGATGGGGATGGGGTTTCTCGACGGCGTCAACGCGAGTCTCATCGAGCGAGGACTCGATACGGACCTCGACGTGGGCGTGTTCGTGACTCCCGTTCACGCCCAAACCCCCGACGCCGAGGCGGCCCTTCGCCTCCTCTCGACGCTGAAGGCGGTCTACGACCTCGATCTCGACACCGGACCCCTCGAAGCGTTCGCGGGGGAGGTAAAGAACCACTACGCCCAGCTCTCCGAACGCCTCGAAGCCGCCCAGTCCCACGAGCGCCCCGACGACCGGATGTTCATGTAACGCCGTTCCGAAACGGCGTGCTACTCGAATCCGGATACGTAATATGGTGCCGGCGTCAAGACTGCCCATGACCAGCCCGGATCTCCGTGCGACCCTCGAAGCAGTCGGCGAGCAGTTCAACCTCGGCGAGTACGAGATCGACGCCTACCTCACCGTCCTCGAACACGGCCAACTCACCGCAAGCGAGATCGCCGACAGGACCGACATCCCCCAGCCGCGAGTCTACGACACCGTTCGCAGCCTCTCGGACCGCGGGCTGGTCGAACTGCGCGAGACCCGCCCGATGCAGATCATCGCGGTCGACCCCGAGGAGGCCTTCTCGCGGGTTCGGGGCTCGCTCGAGGAGATGGTCGACGAACTCGAGGCGCGTTACACCGCCCCCGCCCGCGAAACGGAGGCGGTCTCGTTGGTGAAATCCCGCTCGACGATCCTCAGACACCTCGAAGACGTGATCGAGGCCGCCGAGTACGAACTGATCCTCTCGTTGACTCCGGACCTGCTCGATCGGTTCGCCGACGATCTGCGCGAGGCGCTCTCGTCGGGGGTAAGCATCGAACTGCTCGTCGCGCCCGTTTCCGAGGCTCCCTCGCCCGAGGAGTACCCCTACGGCGAGGTCTCGACGGTCGCTCGCGGTCGGCGCGGGATCACCACGCCCGTGATCGCAGTCGCCGACGGGGTCTACTCGGTGTATGCCACCCAGGACGCCATCCGCGACGACCGCGACCGGTACGGCGTGATCTTCAACCGCTCGGCGCTTGGCTTTCTCGTCTCGGGCTTTTTCGGGACCGTACTCTGGACCACGGCCGAGACGCTCGCAGAGAACGGCGACGGACGGCCCTTCCCGAGAAAGTACGCCTCGATCCGCCGGTGTGTCAAGGACATCCGCGAACTCGGTGGGGATTTCTTCGCGAGCGTCGAGGGCCGGGACGTCGAGACCGGCGAGCCCCGCGTGGTGCGCGGGCGGGTCGCAGGCGTCGACTTCGAGGATACCGAGGAGGTCGCGACGATGACCATCGAGACCGACAACGGCGAGGTGAGCGTCGGTGGGCGCGTGGCCGCACTCGAGCGGATCGAGGCCCACGAGATCCACGTCGACCGCGACGGCGTTCCCTCCCAGTAACTCGACGACGGCAGCATTGCGCAAGGGTTGGATACTTGCTTTTCGAGCACGGCGATACGGTAGAGCGATGAGTCAGGACCGAGTACGATGGGAGTACGAGACGCTCAGGCCTCCCCGCGAGGCGACGAAAAAGGAGGCCAGCGACCCGAAGGCTGAACTGAACGCGCTCGGCGAAGAGGGCTGGGAGCTGGTCGAGACCGTCGAGTACACCGGCGGCGGAACGAAGTTTCTGCTGTTCAAGCGTCCAATTGACGACGGAGCGACATGAGCGCGGACCCCGATGCCGGCCCCGACATCGAGGCCAACGCGGAGACCGAAACCGAGATCGAGACCGATCGCGACACCGACATCGGCACCGCCAACACGATGCGGGAACGTTCGAACGAGAGTCGCGTCAAGCTCTGGGCGACGATGACGGGAAACCGGCTACTGATCACCGGTCTACTGGCGCTCAGTTTTTTCATCGGGTTCGTCGTGGTCGGGGAGTGGTTCGTACCGAATTTCGAGTCGACGATCCATTCCGACAGTATGATCAGCTACATGTTCTCGACGATGATCAGCGCGATCGTCACCGGGACGACGCTGGTCGTTACGATCAGCCAGATCGTGATCTCACAGGAGAACGGCCCGCTCGGTGATCAGCGCACACGCATGAGCAACACGATGGACTACCGGGAGTACACCGAGGAAATGATCGGCTCGCCGGCTCCCGCGGATCCCTCTGCGTTCCTCCGACAGATCATCGGCGCGACCGAACGTCGGGCGCGATTACTGCGCGATAGCATCGCCGGTAACGACGACGAGCAACTGCGCGCGGAGGTCGACGACTTCACCGAGAGCCTGATCGAGAACGCAGAAGAGGTACGAGACGAGCTAGAGGGAGGGAGTTTCGGCTCGTTCGACGTTCTCAACGCCGCACTCAACTACAACTACGGCATCAAGATCTTCCAGGTCGAGCGCATCGCAAACGACCACCCCGAGGATCTCACCGACGAGGACATGTCGATCCTCGACGACCTGAAGTCGACGCTTTCGATGTTCGGGCCGGCCCGCGAGCACATCAAGACGCTGTATTTCCAGTGGGCGCTGATGGACCTCTCACAGATGATCCTCTATACGTCGGTTCCGGCCCTGCTGGTCGCCGGGAGCATGCTCGGGTTTTTCGACGGGCTCTCCCTACCGAACACGACCTTCGGCGTGAGCAACACCATCCTGATAGTCGGGGCGGCCTTTACCGTCACGCTGATCCCGTTCCTGTTGCTGATCAGCTACATCGCCCGGGTGGCGACCGCCGCGAAACGCACGCTCGCGATCGGCCCGCTCGTCCTTCGGGAGTCACAGCGCTAGTCCGGCGCCAGTCTTTTGCTCGCCTGCCCCGATAATCGAGCGTGAACGACGCCGACGACGGGATGGAGTATACGACCCTCGGAACCACCGGCCTCGAGGTCTCGACGCTCTGTCTCGGCTGCATGAACTTCGGAAGCGACCGGCCCTGGATGATCGACGACGACGAAAAGAGCCGGGCGGTCATCGAGCGCGCGCTCGATCTCGGGATCAACTTCCTCGATACGGCGAACGTCTACTCGCGCGGGGAGAGCGAGGAGATCGTCGGGCGGGCCATCGAGGGCTACGACCGCTCGGAACTCGTGCTCGCCACCAAAGTCTACGGGGAGATGGGCGAGGGCCCCAATCAGGGCGGGCTCTCACGAAAGCACATCATCGACCAGTGCGAGGCGAGCCTCGACCGACTCGGGACGGACTACATCGACCTCTATCAGATCCACCGCTGGGACGACCAGACGCCGATCGAGGAGACGCTTTCGGCACTCAACCATCTCGTCGAGGAAGGGCTCGTGCGGTATATCGGCGCCTCGACGATGATGGGCTGGCAGTTCGCGAAGGCCCTCTACGAGAGCGACCTCAACGATTACGAGCGATTCGTCTCGATGCAGCCCGAATACAGCCTCGTCGATCGCCACGAGGAGGAGAACCTGCTTCCCGTGTGTGCCGATCAGGGCGTCGGCGTGGTTCCGTGGAGCCCGCTCGCGGGCGGCTTTCTCACCGGCAAGTACGAGCGCGACGCCGAGCCCGAATCGGGGCGGGCGGCCACCGACGAGCACACCCGCGAGCGCTTCACCGAGGAAAATTGGGCGGTGCTCGACGCCGTCCGCGAGATCGCCGCCGAGAAGGACGCCTCGCCTGCACAGGTCAGTCTGGCGTGGCTGTTGCACAAACCGGTAGTCGACGCCCCGATCATCGGGCCCCGGTCGCTCGACCACCTCGATGAGAACGCCGGGGCGGTCTCGGTGTCGCTGACCGACGAGGAGATCGAGCGTCTAGAAGCGCCGAAGACCCCCGTTTGGTCGCGTGCGACCGGCGACCTCTGAGGCGACCAGTACGTTTATCCCCCGTGGCGGGGACTCCCAGCTATGTCCGGCGACGAGGGCGATCTCGGGACGATCCTCGAGGAGGGTGGTCTCTCGCCGTATCAGGCCGCCGCCTTCGTCGCGCTGTTGGATCTGGGGTCGGCGTCCGCCCGGACGATCGCACGGGCGAGTGACGTACCCGACCCGCGGATCTACGACGTGTTGCGCGATCTGGAAGCCGACGGCTACGTCGAGACCTACGAACAGGACCGTCTGCACGCCCGGGTGAGCGACCTCGATCGGATCACCGACAGACTGGCCGCACGCGCCGAGCGCTTCGCGTGGGCCAGCGAGGAGGTCACGGAGCGATACGAGCGCCCCCACGCGGAGATCGGCGAGGCGCGGATCGTCGGCCGGTTCGAGACGGTGTTCGACCACGCACGCGGGGCCATCGAACGGGCGACCGACCGGGTGCAAGCCTCGCTCACCCCCGAGGAGTTCGCGGACCTCGAACCCGCGCTCGCGGCCGCCATCGACCGTGGCGTCGACATCCAGCTCTCGATCCACGGCAACGAGGACTCGATGCCCGCCACCGGGACGCTCGCGGGCGCCTGTACTGAGGCGCGCTATCGGCCGCTTCCTGCGCCCTTCGTCGTGCTCGTCGACCGCTCGGAGCTGTGTTTCGTCCCCCACAGCGACTCGATCAACGAGTACGGCGTGATCGTCGACGACCGAACCCACGCCTACGTGTTTCACTGGTTTTTCACCCTCTGTCTGTGGGACGTCTGGGAGGTCCACTACTCCGGGCGGGCGAACGAGCCGCCGATCACCTACGCCGGCCTGCGCGAGTGTCTCCGGGCGATCGAACCCGAACTCGACGCCGGGCGGACCGTCCTCGTGACGGTCGAGGGGCGGTGGACCGACACCGGCGAGGGCTGTTCGATCGTCGGGCAGGCACTCGAGTGTACCTACACGACCCAGTCGGCAAACGTGCGGGTCGACCCGACGATCGCCGCCTACGCCGGGCGCGCGACGCTGACTGTCACCACCGACGACGGTCCCGTCTCGGTCGGCGGGTGGGGTGCGACCGTCGAGGATGCCGAGGTGAACCGGATCACCGTCGAGTCGATCGAGTAGGACAACGCTCTTGCCGGTTCCGGCCGTTTCGACGGGTATGGACGAACTGCCGGCGCGTTTTGGCGGCGCCGACTGGCTCGATCTCGGACCCGACGAGGAGGTCCTCTGGGCCGGCCACCCGAGTTTCGTCCCCTATCTCGGGGGATTCGCCCTCGGGGCGGCGTTGATCGTCGCCGGCGTCGCCGGGGCGATCCTGCTCGGGGAGTTCGCGCTCGTGGGCGTCCTCGCGTTCGCGGTCGGTCTCGCAGTGGTCGGTTGGACGTACTACCAGCGGATCTCGACGGGTTACGTCATCACGAGCGCCGAGGTCTACCACAAGGAGGGTCTGATCGCCCGGGACGTGACCCAGATCCGCTACGAGCGGATCCAGAACACCTCCTTCAGCCAGACGGTCCTCGAACGCACGCTCTCGTATGGCGACGTGATCATCACCAGCGCGGGCACCGGCGAGGTCGAGATCACCCTCCGGAACGTTCCCGACCCCGAGCGGCTCAAGCGACTGTTGAGCGAGCAACTCGACGCAGTTTACGCGACGGGGACCGCGCGGGCGGAGCGGTCGATCCGGACCGACACCTGAAACCGACACAACCCTCATACCGTCGCCCCGAGAACGGACATCGATGGGACCCATCGTCCTCCGTCGGCCGGAGTACACCGGACAGAACCGGTGTTGGCCCTGTACCGTCGCCAACGGCCTCGTCCTCGCAGGCTGTTGTCTCGCGCTCGTGCCCCTCTCGATCCCGCTTTCGCTTTTCGCCCTGCTCGCGGGCGCGGGTGCGATTCGATACCGGGGCTATCTCGTCCCCTACACCCCACAGCTCACCGCCCGCGTGCGCCAAGCGATAGCCAGCGAACCGGCCCGCCCCCGTGCCGGCTCGCTCGATCTGAAGGACGACGAGGAACTCGGCCGGCGAACGGTCGAGACGCTGCTGGCCGAGGGAGTGCTCGTCCCCGACGGGGACAGACTCCACCTCGAGGAGCGGTTTCGCGGGGCGTGGCGCGAGGAGATGACCCGGCTGCGTGCCCGCTCGGACGAGGGACTGCTCGCGGCGATTACGGCGGCGACCGACGGGACCGACGTCGAGCTACTCGAGGCGGACCGTCCCTTGTTCGTCCTCACCGGTTCTGTCGGCGGCGAGGCGTGGGTATCCCGGCCGGTCGTGATCGCGGAGATCGCCGCCGAGCGGGCACTGGGTGTATGTGTCCCCGACATGAATCGCCGGGATCGGCTCACGGCCGCTCGTGCGCTGCGCTCGTTTCTCGAGTACTGTCCGGTCTGTGAGACGCCGACCGAGGAGACCCGTCCCCACCTGTGTTGCGGGAGTGCTCCCACCCCGGAAGCACGCTCGGGAACGGTCCTCGTCTGCCCGGCGTGCGACGAGGCGCTGTATCGGTTTCTCGACGACTAATCGCCCGACGGGGCGGTTTACAACGCTTGTAGTATCGTTATTCCAAACAACTAAATAGGAAAGATCCGTTTCTCTGCCAGAGATGGGCCGAGGGAACACTAGACGACGCTCTGGGGTATCGAGACGAACCTTCGTCAAGGCGGCCGGTGCCTCGGGCGTCACCGCCGGGTCGCTCGGGTTGGCCGGTTGTGTTGGGAGCGCGAACCAAGACGCGCTTATACTGCACGCCGACGCGCGCTTTCAGAGTTCACAGGACGCGATCCAAGAGGCGCTCTGGGAGGCCGGTCTCGATCAGGAGATCGAATTCGACGTCCGGGCGGCCTCCCAAAACACCGAACAGCGCCGCCAGGAGATCCAGTCAGCCCTACAGGCGGGTCGGGCACCCCCGGACGTCTTCCTGATGGACTCGGGGTGGACGATCCCGTTTATCCTCCGCGAACAGACCTCAACCTGACCGAGCGACTCTCGAACGACGTACTGAGTCGGGTGCAGGACACCTACATGGACACCTCCGTCGAGACGGCGAGCCATCCCGAGACGGGGGATCTCCATGCCCTGCCGCTGTTTCCCGACTTCCCGGTGATGCTCTACCGGAAGGACCTCGTCGAGGAGGCGGGCTACGACACGAGCGGGTGGGCGACCAACGCGCTCTCCTGGCAGGAGTTCTCCGAGGTCGTCGCCGACACCCAACAGCAGGCCGGTCTCACGTACGGCTTTACCACACAGGGGGCGGCCTACGAGGGGCTGTCGTGTTGTACGTTCAACGAGACGATGTCGGGTTGGGGCGGGGCGTACTTCGGCGGTATCGACAACCTCTTCGAGGCCGGCGACCGGCCCGTCACCGTCGACGAGAAGCCGGTCCTCGACGCGATCCGCATGATGCGGGCGTTCATGTACGGCGAGGAGGACGAACACGCCCTCGACGGGTTCCAACAGATCTGTCCCACCGCGATCGTCCAGTGGATCGAGGACGACTCGCTGGGTCCGTTCCAGAACGGCAACGCCGTCGCCCACCGGAACTGGCCCTATGCGATCGCAGAAACCGCAAGCGAGGACGCCTTCGGCGAGGCCATCGGCGTAATGCCGATCCCTTACGGCGTCACGCCCGAGCAGGCCCAGTACGAGGGAACCGGCGGGACCTGTGCGGCGCTCGGGGGATGGAACCTGGCGATCAACCCCTACAGCGATCGTGTCGATGAAGCCATCCAGATGATCGAGGCGTTCTCCCAGGAGAGCATGCAGGTCTTTCTCTTCGAGGAGCAGAGCCTGTTTCCGCCGAACCTCGACCTGCTCGAAACGGAGGAGATCCGACAGATCGAACCGCTCGGGCGGTACGTCGAGACGCTCCAGACGCTCGGCGAGAACGCTATCCCGCGGCCGGTGACGGACATCTGGGCCGAACAGGGCGCCGTGATCGCGATCGAGGTACAAAACGCCTACACCGGACAGAAATCACCCGAAGAAGCGATGACCGATCTGAGAAACCGACTGCAGGAAAGCGAACAGGACGTGGGGAACTAGAATGGCGACCGACACGCGCAATCGCGGACGGCTCGCCCCGGTCGTCGACTGGATGGAAAACTTGAGCGAGGCGGCCTACGCCTACTTGCTGTTGCTCCCGGCGTTCGGGCTTCTGACGCTCATTGCGTTCTATCCACTGATCTCGACGTTCTGGATGTCGCTACTCGAAGACCAAACCCGAGGTGCAGAAACCCTCGGCGGGTTCGTCGGACTGGACAACTACATCGGCATCCTCACCGGCGATGCGCGCCTCGCCCGGCAGTTCCTCGATATCCAGTTCACTGGAAGCTTCCCGTTCTTCGAACTCGGCGTCGGGTTCTTCCAACAGGCGCTGTTCG
The DNA window shown above is from Halalkalicoccus jeotgali B3 and carries:
- a CDS encoding universal stress protein; translation: MTRVVVPVRYPLSRRSKRTVERALAVAEDDDADLTVLHVNLYQNGHPITRSELKRAIETEFGRLPSVRYVVRSGFLVEETILDEIAAEDADIVVIGHRQASRWKRLINRLVRDPDIESFLKNHLDCTVITVSG
- a CDS encoding proteasome assembly chaperone family protein; translation: MAQTPMETSFHVTHEADRTGETLLVGLSQFGLAGLTAVDYLATQLELEETGHITAEALPSITPFAEGRPRHHTRLYSRPDLEFTVLVGELFVPVQAADPFSRAILEWTDHNTVDEVAVLSGIPLAHGPEDHRTFYIATEDYRRDRLAETDVDPMGMGFLDGVNASLIERGLDTDLDVGVFVTPVHAQTPDAEAALRLLSTLKAVYDLDLDTGPLEAFAGEVKNHYAQLSERLEAAQSHERPDDRMFM
- a CDS encoding mechanosensitive ion channel family protein, which encodes MQIGQTIVETIEGFLQWLVTSITGRLLLALAVLVVGWYVSGVVVRMLGRPVAQQFERQSLSRTVLRGIKLGIILFAVTIAAGILGVGIGNIFLSVTVISAVIGVILAPVIGNYVGGLFVLADQPYEIGDMVEIVDAQQRGFIEDITLRYTKILTEDNSVLVIPNATIRERDVINYSAEDERTRMTLDMTVTYEGDLAEARRLVVRAARQAEGVIAGGPTIRVGNARYPARPTCQIREYGDHGVALRLRYWVRTPYYAAKVQSEIQERIWKELDDLDVEIPYPHAHVVFDDTSGEARVSMDRAEGQTESDVSR
- a CDS encoding PH domain-containing protein, whose product is MDELPARFGGADWLDLGPDEEVLWAGHPSFVPYLGGFALGAALIVAGVAGAILLGEFALVGVLAFAVGLAVVGWTYYQRISTGYVITSAEVYHKEGLIARDVTQIRYERIQNTSFSQTVLERTLSYGDVIITSAGTGEVEITLRNVPDPERLKRLLSEQLDAVYATGTARAERSIRTDT
- a CDS encoding DUF5816 domain-containing protein, which gives rise to MDRLSIDGETHYVAREEAERGSNGPFYVVYRTTDRRERWGYLCGNCESTNTAMDTMGRIVCNDCPNQRKPTEWDAAHE
- a CDS encoding TrmB family transcriptional regulator, which codes for MSGDEGDLGTILEEGGLSPYQAAAFVALLDLGSASARTIARASDVPDPRIYDVLRDLEADGYVETYEQDRLHARVSDLDRITDRLAARAERFAWASEEVTERYERPHAEIGEARIVGRFETVFDHARGAIERATDRVQASLTPEEFADLEPALAAAIDRGVDIQLSIHGNEDSMPATGTLAGACTEARYRPLPAPFVVLVDRSELCFVPHSDSINEYGVIVDDRTHAYVFHWFFTLCLWDVWEVHYSGRANEPPITYAGLRECLRAIEPELDAGRTVLVTVEGRWTDTGEGCSIVGQALECTYTTQSANVRVDPTIAAYAGRATLTVTTDDGPVSVGGWGATVEDAEVNRITVESIE
- a CDS encoding DUF4177 domain-containing protein, with product MSQDRVRWEYETLRPPREATKKEASDPKAELNALGEEGWELVETVEYTGGGTKFLLFKRPIDDGAT
- the trmB gene encoding HTH-type sugar sensing transcriptional regulator TrmB; the protein is MTSPDLRATLEAVGEQFNLGEYEIDAYLTVLEHGQLTASEIADRTDIPQPRVYDTVRSLSDRGLVELRETRPMQIIAVDPEEAFSRVRGSLEEMVDELEARYTAPARETEAVSLVKSRSTILRHLEDVIEAAEYELILSLTPDLLDRFADDLREALSSGVSIELLVAPVSEAPSPEEYPYGEVSTVARGRRGITTPVIAVADGVYSVYATQDAIRDDRDRYGVIFNRSALGFLVSGFFGTVLWTTAETLAENGDGRPFPRKYASIRRCVKDIRELGGDFFASVEGRDVETGEPRVVRGRVAGVDFEDTEEVATMTIETDNGEVSVGGRVAALERIEAHEIHVDRDGVPSQ
- a CDS encoding polysaccharide deacetylase family protein, with amino-acid sequence MTQRSPSRRAILGLSGATLAGLAGCLGSLSTDTDEPTDHIDDTDNESDDGSDDEDSTPPEPPDGGAVVFVYDDGPMEDYTQALPAHRRFDAPATVGIVSDWVGRADYQDNGCMDVEHLEELVDAGWEIASHTTEHTTLGTFELLKDAHPDDTRIYPEEIRHGYHRGKTIEIINDEHDFTRTVADYGTDGTGRYVEVDTPIDRRCLAGETIVRYPEEQMRTSLEESKRALEGMGFSVETLLAPYDNFGEYARQFATEHYSGVANARHGERVNAREGFDPYRTRRDYFIEYTDRESVTRDLDEIAETGALGVVGAHTFKEEVTEERIADTLSWVHERDITVLTLREAIERYAR
- a CDS encoding DUF7116 family protein, yielding MGPVSIPPVEQARSIFSELGYTLSGDGTEFRAEREWKVVHVTATTDEDEDSIPDSGSLRCFVTYREAAESLVRRLSDLKPDYEWAVISVTDGSGYDVVHAPSMRA
- a CDS encoding aldo/keto reductase; amino-acid sequence: MEYTTLGTTGLEVSTLCLGCMNFGSDRPWMIDDDEKSRAVIERALDLGINFLDTANVYSRGESEEIVGRAIEGYDRSELVLATKVYGEMGEGPNQGGLSRKHIIDQCEASLDRLGTDYIDLYQIHRWDDQTPIEETLSALNHLVEEGLVRYIGASTMMGWQFAKALYESDLNDYERFVSMQPEYSLVDRHEEENLLPVCADQGVGVVPWSPLAGGFLTGKYERDAEPESGRAATDEHTRERFTEENWAVLDAVREIAAEKDASPAQVSLAWLLHKPVVDAPIIGPRSLDHLDENAGAVSVSLTDEEIERLEAPKTPVWSRATGDL